Genomic window (Drosophila sulfurigaster albostrigata strain 15112-1811.04 chromosome 2R, ASM2355843v2, whole genome shotgun sequence):
acaaaacacaaacaaaaagcaaaaataaataaaaagcaaagcactTGTTCAGCTTGAGCTGAGgctcaacaacaattttttgggAAGGTGCTTCTAAGGGATGCGGGATGCGGTAAGCGGGGAGGTGTGGAAGTGTGGCCCGGTTGCCCGGTTGCCCGGCTGTGTCTGATTCaggttttgcttttggcgcAAAAATTGTGCTCAACATTCTGTGCAGCAGGTATtcagtgcagcagcaacagcagccgcacaAATTGGCGCAAAATTTACAGATGccgcacaaaataaaaaaaaagaaatgaaaaaaaagaaagagaattGCGATGTCGTGGAGAGCTGAATAACTCAGCTGTGCGCAAAATTTATGAGCTCGTCATGTCAGCGAAGCGGATGGCAGGGAAGTAAGGCAAGAGAGGGGAGTGGGGATTAGGGAGTGCTGACTGCACTTTCGCCGCCCCACGCACTAAAAATAGATCTGGTCGGCAGCCCTAATGTATCTGCTAGATACATTTTGTGCGCCTGCGCCTGCCACGTGCACATGCAACGTTGCAACTCTCCGACAGtgactgttgttgtcgcttgcCGGGAATTCGTTTAATGAgctcatttattaattaggCAAACGTGACGTCATCTCGCACAGCAAGCGAGCAACGGGACACAGATACAGCTAccaagacagagagagagagagagagagagagagagagagagagagagagagagagaggagatcGAGGGAGACATCGCAACCCTCTGacaatgtgttttttttttctttgaactTTGTCAGGGGCAATCCTCGCGTGCCGCATACAAGCGATTAATAAAGTGTGGTACGTGGCTCACAGTCCATAGAGCACCATTCACTCTACATATCCACATTTCCATTTACTAACAACACAGCATGTGATTTACTTGCTGCCTTAGTTGCCACCACGCAAGCTGCTTTCAGCGGAAGTTGGCCACAAAAGTAGCTCAACAGCAGGCCGATCACGTAGTCGCTAATATACTATGGCATTCTATCTATCGCGCAGATAAAGATACAAAACTGCATTTATTGAAACGCATTTCCACAAAATGGGCCAAAATGACGCATccaatttttgcttttcacacattttcgttttcaagtGGGTTTCTTTGTGATTTTCTCGTTTTTGGCGCGAGGgttgatttttgcatttggccAGCGGACCTGTGCTTGCAACCCCCAAATATGCCACAAACCCTTAgatgttgcatttgttgcagGTAGccaaaattgaatattgaaatcctttcttttatttattttttttccattgGCCACTTAATGACTAACCGTCTCAGTTGCTCTGTCCAGCTGTTTTCAAGCTGTGACTCAgcaatatattcatatattgtCAATATGTGGCATAAAGACACACATCTGACTATATTCGCGTATTTAATGCCCACTGTGGCATTTCTATGTCGGTTTCAAACTCttgttttcactttcgttTGTGGGCAACGCTTGAATAAGCGCCTCGAGCGCGAAagtgtttttcgtttttattttattgccgttttcgtttgttttcattgttgttgctcgggttgagttttatttattttttttttttgtagacaCGTCTCATCCATTAGGCCGTTTAATGCTGCATGAAACTAGTGTTGACCTTGGACTAAGGGGCCCcaaacatcatcatcaaaataacaaaccaacaaagcgacaacaacaagaacctaaatgtaatatttacaaaattcgTACACGTTTCGACATACTTACATTGTTACATACGCATTTACATTATtcaaacatacataaattcaaCCCGTTTGGCTAGCATACGTGAgatctggcaacgctgttAGCTCTTTTTATGTTAACAGCCACTCTCTTAGCATGTATTCGCTCACTCTCTTTGGTTGCTCTCTCCGTCAGGGTGTCATGCATATGACAAGGTAACGCAACTGTCCGTACGTTGCaaattagttagttagttagtttattaaattattgcacAATTCATTAAAGTGAATATGTGTAATTcttcaattttattcaatagtttttaattgaaaatatacatttaaaaccTAAGTAAAATTCAACTCGTTAAAGTGTGCTTCACGTATGACGTCATAGTGAGcatatttcgttttatttaacaGAGCTCTGTTGAAGAGAGCACTCGCTGTTATGCTCTCTCTCAGTTGCTCTATTAACAGTGTCTGCTAGTATATAAGTTATGTTAAGGGGCTGCAGCTCTTCACTCtagtttgaaaattgaaatcgGTCGGTTGTCTGCGTACAAATCGTGTGTCGTTTGTTTTGACGTTTCTCGTTCTCGTACAAACACAAGCGCCTGAAGGCTGTATAAAATACAAGAacttaacaaaacaaacaaatttattacgTTTTTGCCTGCAGCAattacacatatatgtatgcaatttgcaatgctCTCTCAAATGGTACGTGACTCTGCCGCAACCTGATTTCTtcaagcgtgtgtgtgtgtgtctgtttgtttaCTTGCAAAGAAATTGCACAAAGAAAAGTTCAAGTGAAAGCTCAACaccaaaaaaatcaaaaacaaaacgagaaaattaagaaaatacaaCTGCagtttaaataacaaaaaaagaagagaaaagaaacaaTGGGTACGGGATATAAGCTGAATCcaagtgaaataaattgtCACAACAAGATGTGCTACACAAAAGTGGCACCGATTTTGGTGTTGCCAACCCTCCCACCTCCTCCCCCCATCCGACCCGTGATGACGTCGCCCGCCGTCAAAGGCATTCGCCGCAATTTGTTTGGCAGCTGCGGCGATGGGGAAATCGACAAAATGCTCTCGACGCAACAGGAAAAGGATGCGAACTATTTGAAGCAGCGTTACAACATCGATCTAAAGAAATTAGCGGAAAATTGCAGTCCACAGATCTCAACATTTAGCAAGAACAAGACCGATGGGGGAAAACCAAATTTAACAGCTACATCGCCATATGCGCGCATCCCTGGCGTCAAAGGTAAGTTCGATTTCCTCGTCAAACTGATTTTACTGTTCAACCCTCGCGCCcaagtcaacaaaaaaaaaacatcccTAGTCGTTGTCACATTGTGACGTCACACAATTTTGATTGCCGTTGTTTTGTGCGTTCCCTTTCTACTTGTTTcgcattttttgcatttgatttactTGTTCACATCTCACTCAGGTGCAGTGCCCCAAACGGGGAATTCAATAACCTTtcgctttattattatttattgcctgctgcttaatatttatttgcactcACTGTTAAGCTTGCTGCAAACAAAcgcaacacacatacacacatgaaCACGCACATAAAGCTCGACTGCGCAAAAGCTCAACGCAACAACTGCTTTGTTCCTTTTGCGCGGCAATCGAAAGAAATCGGGTTCTGAATTTGTTTTGAGTCTCGTCTCTCgtgtttttgtagttttgttttgatagaCGTTTTGCGTCGTTTCACTTTTAGCTGGCACTTCATAACCATTTTTCTGATACGTGCCAAACTCTGTCTCTCTTCTACGTCCCTCTTGCTCGCACTCGCtcaaaaaagtttaattgatCAACGCTACTTCGATTAGACTCTccactcgctctctcgctctcataTTCTTTGTCTGTCTCTCCACCTCACACTACTTTTAGTACTatctataaaaacaaagtatatTGCAAAGTATTTGCAGTTCTTCTATTTGTTTTGCGTCTTCATTCTATGACGAAAGAAATCAGctacataaaaatactataataccAACAAATAACTCGGCAAACACAGAAACGATTGAATAACAACATTGACGTCGCGACGTCGTCGCTGACGCTGACTGCGTAACTCAAttgacaaaatatatttttggcgCCAAAAGAAACAGCAGAATTCTGTGGATGCTGATCATCCCCATTCTACTAGTTGCGGGctacataaaaataacactACAACTGATTGCGTCAGTGAAcacgcagctgcagctgcattcGCAGTTGTTTAGCAATTAATCGAGAGGCCTCCTCAATTAATATGGAAATCACTGTCAACGCATTTGCTACTTGCATGAACATGCACAACTATACTGAAAAATCTGATTCAAAGAGAAAATACAAAGTTGGCACACGCCTGCGAGCGACTGTACGTTGTTGATcacgtcgttgttgttgttgttgttgcttgccaGCCGCAcccacaacgacgacgacggcgtcGACGACAGTCCAAAAACATCGTCGTCGCTGACTCTTATACACACACGCCTTGTCAGcccactcgcacacacacacacatacacactcagtTGCTTGTTCACTCACTCGCTCGCACACAGATTCGCACAGCCCcacaactgttgctgttgctgctggctgcctACAGTGGCAGACAATCGGGCAGGCCATAGTCAACACACAGCCTGATCGTATCGTATGCTCTCCGTAAAGAGAGCCACTGAGAGCGAGCCAAAGAGCGAACCTATTGGGAGAGCAAGAACGCAAGGCAattctttgctgctgcttgtgttgTTTATTTCCATTGGCACACGCGGTTCTATATAGAATGTTGTTTTCTTTACGTTTTGGCGCgaatttgtgatttttatttttagttttgtctCCACTGATAAGCATGttttcgagtgtgtgtgtgtgtgagtgtgcgttaTGCGTGCGTTTATGTGGGCTGCGTATGATGTTGTTTTTCAAAAACTCGTCGTGAAGGTCACGCACTCGTTACGCGTAACGCGTAAGTACAGCAGCGTCTCTGTATCTGGGTCTTGTGGCAGGTCCAACTGGCAAAGTGTCGCACCAATTCTCTCATGTTGAAAGAAAGAGAATTCATGGAATTGTGATATGTTAAATTGgcgaatttgaatatttcacaaTACAATTATGCTGTAATATTCCACTGGAgataaacatttgaaattccaCTGTAACTTATggttttcattattatcaaattttcGATTAAGTTGATTTATCAAATGTACATAACTCTTCTAATCTGTATTTCTTGCTTACATTTATAGTGCGCAATATTTATATCTTTCGTCAACGCAATttgtaaaaatgaattttgaaaattttccattCCCATTATATCGAAATAGAACGACATCCTGCTGTAGTCAAATCGTATACAAATCTTCAGccatataaacatacataatattttatgtatgtactttgttcatacatatttctttctcagaaataaaaacataataaagtAAGGAATAATCGTGTAATCaccaaatgtgtttttttttctacgtTTCTGTTTCTTCTGTATCTGATGCTCATATGTAAATTTGGAAAGTTTTTGTTATCGttcgttgttcttgttcttgcgCTCACGTTCTGAAAGACTTTTTGCCATGTTTTGGCCACCACTGTACTTAACAGTTAGAGaggcatttgttttgtttgcgctttttgttttgctttagagttttattttcttttcgtttttttttttttgcttttgttgtacCACGCCCCCGGCCTGATTattggcagtggcagtggcagccaaagcttataattatgtttatgtatGCAGCAACTCTCACGGCCTCATAAATACtcttgcgtgtgtgtgtgtttactcacacatgcatgcacataaatatttatgttatgtgtgCTTTGTCGTCGTCATTCCTGTTTTCATCGTCGCCAcgctacacacacatttcGTAAACAAAACGCGTTTTGTTGTCGTCTCACCGTCCTATCTGACGCGCATTTCATTCTTGTTCTTGCCAGCTTTCTTgcttgctttctttcttttctttttttttgttttctctctcttcgttAGTTGTAGAAAGCGTTGTAAGCGCATAATAAATTGgaaagctttggctttggctttggcagcCAACGGCACAGCTGCGTGCCCATAACGGTGAATTACAATGCTTGAAATGAGCAGCCGTCGCTTCTTCGTCgccccccttccccctttcATTACAATTGCCACCCGCTCAACACGAGAACataaggaaaaaaaaagaaccatAGCTAACtacgtacatatatagaaataaatctGAACATGCCTCTGCGTTCTTATGACCGCTTTACTTGTCGCTTTTGTTGTCGCGTCGGCTTAAAATTTCCCATAACTGTACAAAAGTGCCTTACAACGCCGCTAACAACTATTGTCTTCCTCTGAGTTGCTTCACAGTGAAGAGGAAATCTTAAGTATGACACACTCTGATTCATCCGCTTTGTGTTTAAGTAATGACCTAATCGGGCTATCGATAACATTAACATCTGCAGATGCTTTGAGCGTGAGTTATCGCTTTAATCGCACATTTCTATCGCTGGCTTACAGCTTTGTGGGTCACACtgtattgttgatgttgttgttattgtcgttgaGACAAGCCTTCAAAGCTTTTATTTCTGTCGACGACTCACGAACTTGAGGCAATGACTGCATTGACCGATTAAAACTAGAATATGTTACAGTGAATACCACTTATAAATAAtctttatttgcaattttcaatatgctgttaattttacattaaattaaaataaattacaaaacataTTACATATTGATAGAAATCATAAAGAATCGGGcttcacaaatatttgcaatacgtaaataaatgaatgtatCATTCCACTTTATCACCACATATTGCACATAACCGATTTATACTGTCTGTGTACAATTCAACTCAACCAGCATTGTTGCAGCTGTGCTCATTTAAGGTTTGATTACACAAGAAAGCTCAAAAGTTTCGCGTGCGCTGATAACGCTCGACGAGTGCATTGAACAAcagttgttgtggctgccgttgcctctgttctctgttctctgttggTTGCTGTCCATTCTTCGAAGAGTGTTATCGACttggcacacacaaacaccgcaggtacaaacacacacacataaggtGATAAGAGAGTTAATTGTTTGTGTGCGCGAGCGTAAAAACATTCGAGTATATTTGCATTATATCGATACTCACATACATTAACATTTGCTGCAACTGTGTTGcatttgtcgtcgtcgttgtcgtcgcttTCCCTTTTTTGCTTCCCTTTAGCACTTGGCTCGTTTTGAAGGTCACAACGacttttgcacttttgctttatttatatttacttatttgtcACACTGTttctaatttgtttgtttcccCCCATCTTTTTCCCTCTTTGCAGGTAATTTCCGTGTACGCAAAGCTCACAATGCGAATTCGAATGTGCCAAAATGTATAGCTAATAATCTAAGTAGCGAAATGGGGACAAATGGGCAACAACTgatgcaacaactgcaaaaggAGGATGACAATGAACGGcaataattgatatttattatacatatttttttattttaataatttatgtttttttatatgtgtatatttttgttcaaaGAAAACCAAGACTTGACAGTCCAAATTATTGCTTAAGCTTTTGttgcaaagcacacacacaccctcaaacacacaaatacacacgcacactaaaAATGAaggaaacaaaagaaaacaaaaaaacacaaaaacaaaaaacaattgcgCCACGCGTGCAGAGCCAAAcataatttttgattatttttattattattagttatatTGGCAATACGTAAAATGTAATGACAttacttaatattataattaatgcgACTTGATGCAGCCAACAGTTGTAATTagtgaatataaaattaagaattatattAGCTCGACTCACTATGCATCTATTAGATACATAGATACTAATGATAATCCTCCCCCAAACCCCCAACCCAAACCCCCAATTACCCAATACCAATTTCAAAGCGTTCTCAGCGTGTTTCTGGCTTTTGCTGCACGCGTGTGCCGAaagtatttacaatttgtcATGATCTCAATTAAagcaacaattaattaaattattattttttcctaaatgtaatttaattgaaattattgtattttaaattctacacacacacacacacacatacatacagttCAAAAGTACATCGAGAAAAAAtcttgtatttatgtaaattttcgCCTCCTTATTAATTGTACAATtccaacacaaaaacaaacacaaacacacacacacacacactttattCTAGAAATTCGAATTActttaaaacaacattttttaaactaCAAACACTACattagatacatacatacatactagaACTGTGTATATTGATAGacgaagagaaagaaaaagaaaaaaacacaatctGTGCATATTTCCTTAAAtgaaactaaacaaaaattgtaaaacttaCACAACacaatgaaattatgaaaacaaaactttttactgtatttttttagcaaaagaaaaagtaacaaaaaaaaacaaaacaaaaacaaaaaaacacaaaacaacaaaaacaaaaaaagaaaacatcttaaaaaaatgaaacaaaatacaaacgcaaagttaaaaatttaaaagcattttgttatttgcctATTTGTGGGAATGGGGATAGAGATGAAGGAGAGAAggggagatagagagagtggCTGAGCCACTTGATGGCGTGATTTAGTGGAGACGTAAAGAAAAGCGGGGAGGCGCCGAAGATAAGATGGAAAAGCGATGATTCAGCGGAACTCCACTTACAAATGAAGCGATCCCTAGGCAAGGGCAAACAATGCGCTACAGTAAAGCACCAATAACAGCGACTGCATTGAAGATATTTTCAtgtttcaaatgaaaattaaaagttaaagaaatttgcataagtataaaataaatattttttatttcttttcttggTGAAATGTGAGTAATAGAGAAAAATAAGAAGAGATTTTATTAGCCTTTTATTCTCCATAATAACTCCAACTGCACTACTGCATAAAAATCGAAGATATTTTCAtgtttcaaaaaaaaatttcaagttaaagaaatttgcataaatatacaatatt
Coding sequences:
- the LOC133837045 gene encoding uncharacterized protein LOC133837045 gives rise to the protein MGTGYKLNPSEINCHNKMCYTKVAPILVLPTLPPPPPIRPVMTSPAVKGIRRNLFGSCGDGEIDKMLSTQQEKDANYLKQRYNIDLKKLAENCSPQISTFSKNKTDGGKPNLTATSPYARIPGVKGNFRVRKAHNANSNVPKCIANNLSSEMGTNGQQLMQQLQKEDDNERQ